One Carya illinoinensis cultivar Pawnee chromosome 5, C.illinoinensisPawnee_v1, whole genome shotgun sequence genomic window, tttatcaaatttttaaattttttcacacaaattttgaaaataacaagactaaatactatatttatgtataaaaactCAATAACCATAACTTTGAAGTGATTAGTAAGAAAAATGGTGTTTTACTATTAATTCCTAACAAATAGTTAATTATAGGAATTCATCAACTTTCTTATCAGTTTTGTTTGTTGATATAAATCTCTTGTTAATCCGCCTGGATCATTACTTTGTtacttgatttaaaaaaatgtttatcattttttgtttacagataatttataaaaacgatagcatgaataataataaaaataaaatgatagttagaaaaaaagaatatgatGCGCATATTAATCAAAGACATTAAAAATAgagatgaatttttttgttaacatttttatacaaactatcacaaatcaattacgGGATCAACAGTCTAAGAAGCCTCTAAATttgcatataaaaataataattaacaataataaaagataatataaataaatttaatatttataaaaggaAAGCCTATAAGCAAATTTATGAGcaattatcatattaattttaaaaagatttgaaCACAGTTGAACTGAatagcaatattatatatatttaaatatatatatatatatatacacttatcGATAtgaacgtttttttttttggtgaaaagTTTGTATTTAGCTTGTGAGTGAAGTTTTAAGATTTGGGTAACTGAAAGATAAAAGCCATTTTAACAGATTTATGGAACACGCTTTTAACAGATTTATCAAAGTAGTAATATTTTTGCTGTCCTTTCTAGCAAGACAGAGACAGGGCCCGtagtaataaaagaaaattaatttcaaatatcaGAAATCTAGCATGCAACAGCctacttatggggtcttcaaatatttttgctgtcctaaccctaaccctacgCCCATTGATATAAAAGCATCCTTATGCGTTCAGCACTCCTTTCGGCtgccccccttctctctctctctctctctctctctctctctctctctctctcacacacacacacacacacacacacacctttcttcttcttgttcttccgtcttctttcttctctcatcTACGCCGTTTCTCTTCTCTCATCTACACCATCTCTATTTCCTTCTCCATTTTATTTAAACCTCccaaattttaatttctatGTCTCAGATAtgccgaatttttttttttcctttcgttCAACATGTATATTGCAGTGCAAGTTCTTGTTTCTTTCATCTATTTGTGCtgggatttatttagttgttggtTTGTGGTtcgatttttttgtttcttactcgTTTGCTTTGATGCTCacgtttttgtttatttttttttgcatttaaatCTGTGTTCTTAAcgtttttttggtttattttcttgcatttatttacAGATCTGAACAGATTCTTGCGTTTGTTGTTACATTAATgtagaaaattttttttcttgtgtttcaTGTATATTCTTAACGTTTTTTTTCATTGCATTTCAGATCtgtagaagattttttttttttttgcgatcTGTGTTCTTGGGGTTTTTCAGTTTGAAGAGATCTGTTCTTGGTTTATTTTCTTGCATATATTTAGAGATCTGAACAGATCTTCACAGTTCTTAAGATATTTGTTTGTTCTTCCgtctcttctattttttgtttcttgtacaaattttattttttaaaatgttgcaTTCGTTGTTACATGAGTCATgtagaaaattttttttcttgcgtTTAATGTATATTCGATTCAcgttatttttttccttgtgtTTCAGATGTGTAGAAtagatttttttgttatttttgcgATCTGTGTTGCTAGGGTTTTTCAGTTTCCATTccaagttagtttttttttttttcttgcgtttgatttcttccacttttttttcttgttcatcGCCCTTTGATATATATTACCTTTGCATTTTTCAcatcttttaaacaaattttttttttctttccatttgtgTTTCTATGCTTTTTCTGTTTTCggttaaagtttttttttttttttttttttctgtgtttgatttcttttatttttcttcttgttattcggcattttttttttcacactaacttgtttttttcttttaaaaaaatctcaatagAAACGTTCTTTGGTCGTTTCTCTTGTGAAGTGCCAGCAAATTAGAAGACAAGAGAtaatatttgtttgattttttttttttttgttgggaatATTTTCTGTAAACTACATATGTGAATGTGCAAACATCGTTTTTATTctgtttctaatttttttttggctctgatatgtaattatatatattgaaatatttcattcatgcAATACCGAAAGAATAAAGAATAAGAAGCATACCTTCAATTGTCGGAGATTGACGAGTAGCACCAATCGGAAAGACAcgggcaattttttttttatttgataaagtGAGAATACAGAacataaatgaaatgaaatgcaaATATGAAGTTTTAAATTTGTGGCAGATGATAAGATCTTAAGTGTAAAAAGACAATAATATTTAGTCGGTGAAGTAAAACGGCAGCAGGCATAACGAACTAAGCAATAGAACGTGGGGGCAAAGTCggaaataaaatagaggaaaaaaggTACGGCAGTAAGAATGTACACAGACTGAAATAACTATCGGTAAAATAAAGGTAAAATGTAAATTACcgtaattatcaaataaaattagggtaaaatagaaaaaaaaaaagttaaacgaAAATACTGTAGATAAGCGATTTgcactttatatattattagtatagatatatttaaaatatgatcactaaaaatggatgatttgtttttagaaatttaaatattagaaatttgaaaacaagattaatagaaaaaaaaaaaaaagataatttttgaaaagaaagaaatgagaatatttatataatcaaactattttcttaaaagctttcaaatatcaaagtcaaacccgattaaaagttgaaatccaagattccaaatgcaccacacaAACGCTTATCGATCGTGATTTCTTGTGGCCAGTGTGAGTGTATGATATGAGCATTGTGAGACTCTCCTAGTAATTATGGTTTAATTATGGTGAGCTTTGTGTAATATTGCATGATTTAggcctacatatatatatatatatatatatatatatttgcactgACTCCATATATCTTTCATTTCATCCGTGAGCTGCTTCAACGTACGTAGCAAAGCCCACCCTATCTCTTTTATGCTAATTTGTAAGTTATTTATCAATTAGCAATGGACACGTAGATGATTTTAATAATGCAATGCGTGTGAGGTCTGTTGGAATAGCGCTATCATATGGAGTGTCAAGGAGCTTTCAGCCTGGTACTGGGAGACAATACATTTATAATGGTCGACCCCATCTTCTATCAACGTACGTAAAGgagaaattagattttaataatGCAATGCGTGTGAGGTCTGTTGGAATAGCGCTGTCATATGGAGGGTCAAGGAGCTTTCAGCCTGGTACATTTATAGTGGTCGACCCCATCTTCTATCAACATACGTAAAGGAGAGTAATTTCCAGGGTAGGTATTGGGTGTCCATAGCATCATTTATAAATGTGAGACCCACTTGTTAGCTGATTGAAGAAAAAAGCTCCTCGAGGACCACCTACTAGCTAAATGaatcaaaatgaagaaaagtcaTTATCAGGTCAATGTTTGGGCTGggcctcatttatttttaaagataaaataagatgatttgagattaaaattaaaacttgaatataatattattagaatatatattattttaatattatttttatattgaaatttaaaaaagttatattgagatttaaaaaagtaacattgtttattttattttgtataaaaatttaaaaatttaaaaaattataataattaaataagatgagataaaaaattttaaaaaataaccagGCCAAGTCGTGCATTGACTTAATAGGTCGTCGGCGTGAAGAAGATGCCAATGACTAGAAAAATCAGCACCAGTAGTAATGAGCATGTATTCAACGAACTATTGATATCTTGGTTGGGACAATGTTAGGAATTTGTAAGGCTGTGTAAACAAATAGAATTCATACGCGGTTAGACTTCACCGAGTCgtcgaaaatcaatttttatttgtttaattttattctcacgCTATCTTTTCAATATCAAGGGGCCCGTCTTCCATAGACTAGTGGTCCAACCCATCTTCAATGGGACATAGAATATTATGCAGTCTACCACAGCTTGCAATTAATTACAAGATTTATGCGTTGCATATATATTGggataaaaaaaatggaaaagatgaTTGAAATGTTGTGCATTTATTAATTAATCAGGCGGTGACATGAAGAAAATAtacaatgattagaaaaatCAGCATCAGTTGTACTAAAGCTTATTTTTTACGATCCATCGATATCTAGGAAATTCCTTAAAAACTATTGGGATTTATAAGTATGTACATGTAAACAAATTGAATTCATATAACGTGGTTAGACTTTAAGAGTGGTGGCTAGATGGtctaattttattgaaatacgACTTGAGTAGTTAACTAtcgaattatattttatatttagaaataatttatttatttcttgttgtACGCTTGGAGTCCCTAAAAGAAAAGTATGGCGGGATAACACTCTCCTGGTTGTACATCATTCATAACCTTATAGAATCATCATTCAAGATTTTGAAAtctacaaaaaagtaaaaagaaaaaaagaatttctACTTTATACAATTTCCTCTGTGCAATAAGTCATTTTTGTGAATATACAATGTCCTCTACTTTATGgtcttttttcttctaaaataaaaacGAAATAATGGTCCGTTGAATAtatctaaagaaaataaaatatgttgttTTAATAATACTACAAAAGGCTTGAATCTCTTTAAAGAGAACGAGATTTTCATGTATCGGTCTAAACTGATTTCATTTAAATGTTAAtttgaatgtaatttttattatattactgTACATTTTACTAACACTTAGTTATACTTAAAACTTCCCTAACAAGATTACAAAAGTGATCAGACAGAGACTCGTTAGTTGTTATTATCTCTTTCAATGTCAAGGGGCTTGTCTTCTACAAATGATATATAGTGGTTGAGCCCGTCTTATATGGGACGTTGATTAAGCGCAATATTTAAACCAGTGATTTCTACCTTGCGTATATTGACCgaagtaaaaaaaaagattgagacTACTTTGGttcttgtttaaaagaaaaataaaatgttttttcattcaaaaaaataaaaagatatttttaaaactaagacGTTTATCGAAAAcccattttttaatagtatagaaaattaattatagGCTTTCATAGTACATAATAACGTTGCCACCTCGTATAGATATATTGTATCCTAGCAATTTATAAATGTGAGACCCACTTGTTAGGTGATTGAAGAAAAAAGCTCCACGGTCGAGAGGACCTCCGCCAGTAATGTGGATTGGGATTATCGTTCTAAATCTAAATGAAGAAAAGTATGATGTTGATGGTCAAGtcattaaatttgaaatgtCGTGCACTGATTAATTAAGCAGGCGGTGGACGTACGTGAATAAGATGTCCATTGACTTGAAAAATCAGCACTAGTACTGAATTAAGCATGTTTTCAACAACCCATCAATATCTAGGAAATCCCTTAGAAACTGTTGGGATTTATAAGTGTTTGCATGTAAACAAATTGAATTCATAAGTATGTGGTTAGACTTTAGGAGTGCTGGATGTATGATCTAATTTTATTCAAACATGACTTGAGTTTACTATCaagttacattttatatttaggaataatttatttatttcttgttgtACGTTTGGAGTACCTAAGGGGCTTTGTGGATAGGGAGATGatatggttttagataaaagttgaaagttaaataaaatattatttcctaatattattattattttagaatttgaaaaaattgcattgtttattatactttgtgttagaatttaataaagtagtaataatgagataagataagatgagatggtttttgaatccaaacaaCTCTTAAAAGAAAAGTAATGTGGAGGTAACACTCTCCTTGTTGTACATCATTGATACCCTTGTAAAAACATCACCCAAaagtttgaaataaataaaaaaataatagaataaaataaataaaaaaagagattttactttatataatttataataagccATTTTCGTGAAGGCTACATTTCCAATCAATTTCGAGATCCTTCTCGGCCACTAACGCAGATGAATGCTGCATGTTTCATAATGTACATATAATTTCATTCTTTTAAGCcatgttaatatttttcaagacCTACGAAAGATAATGTGCTtactagataaaatatttataaattcacattttatatagtaaAGATTCTAATTCGGAGAAAGAACTAATTCAGGTAGCCTGCATGTGTCGATACCAGTATATATGTGAGATCCACTTGCATGTTAGGCCTTGACCTGACAATAATGTGGATTCAAAAGTGGCCAGTGCAttaattagtaatataattaaatgaattaaattaagtttaaaATTGTTGGAGCCAATCTCGGCCAGCTTATGATCATGATCTAGTGGTTTTGTAATGGCCAAGTTtccttttatattatatttattctaaAATCTTCTTCAGTAGAAAAAATCAAGCGGTATATATAGCATGTAGAAAATTAATTTAACGAATGATATATAGgaattacaattttaaaaattatccgATTAATGCATAGATATGGCACTCGTGATTGTCATATTTTCCGCTGAGATATATAGCCTTGCTTAAAGCAAATCGAGCCACCGCTCGCCCAATGCAGTCGTTGCAAGTAGTGAATATATATGGTTCGACTTGCAAACCAATGTGATTAATTGACTAATTAATGTTTACGACTAGAAAAACCAGCACCGGTATTATTGGAGCATGTTTTATATGACCCATGATCAATATGATCTAGAAGTTACATGGAACATGTTAGGAATTATTTATAAGGTGGTggtgtaaataaattgaatttcgTACGGGATTAGCCTTCAGCTAGTACCGGTGGATGgtcaaattttatttgtttcattttatttaaacatgaCAAGTCGaattagaaatttttattatcgaattatattttatatttatgaacattttatttttcctagtGAGTTGGAATCAGAGGCAAGGTGGGGAACTTTGTGCATTTTCTAaatgatgtgtttttttttagcaacttagcataaggatgtgttttttttactatttacaaTATAATAACTTTGTGCATTTTCAACTTTCTTAAAACCTGTATCGGCAGTGTATACAATTAGTCCGCATCTTTTggaaaaataaacataatatatataatctttttgtaaatatatttttacacatttgattatatatttatataaaaaatttataacttaaatagATTATAGATAAATCCAATACTATACTaatatgtattaattattaaaaaataagtaatgtacttatactataatataagtatatactataatataaatagactaatatatagtttaatatatgtaaagatcatattattattaacatagaTAATACATAAACCAAAAAAAGGGGATCAGACTAGACCGAAacttaaaaaactataaatttTGGTCTCAGTGATGAATCTATCTGATATcggttcttaaatttttaaaaactaatataaattGGTTCGATTTTTAAAAAAGGTCCAAAATTAGACCAAATTGGACTGGTTACATCATATATTTGaatcataatttaaaatctATTCTCATTAGGTTAATACTAATATCATAAGGTGAATCCATAACTTAATATATAACGAACAACTAATTCATAGCATTGAGTCATTGCCCTTAATGACTAATGGGTCATGTATAATACGTTGCAACATACTTTACCATACAAAATGGGAATCTTGACTAAAGAACGTGTCTACCATGATGGTACTTGTCAATACTGATTAGTCCCTTCCAAACTACTAGATTTTATCTGAAACAAATATGATCATATCAAGTTCATAGAAAAGAAACAACCTTGAATTCCTTTACGATTGCAAAATCAAAAGCAATAATGCTCAACTACAACaagatttcaaaacaaaatataaacaatTATACTTAATCTGATTCGGGGATAACCTCCAAATCTTGACCTAAACGCGTGGTAGGTTTCCGTGCTTGAACTTTAGTAGGGCCTGAGGAGGCAAAAGGATTAGGAGGCATGATTAATttatcttcttctccttccaacATTTGAACTACAAGTTTCATGGAAGGGCGATCCATTGGGTGCCATTGTATGCACCATAGTCCGACAATTGCAAGTTTCTCTACAATTTTAGTATATCCATCATCTTCGATAAAGActcttaactcttctttttgtTCTAAAAGATTATAAATCCATTCTGGAAAGTAGACCTTGCTAGTGCTTTCCACTGTGACATCAACATTTCTCTTCCCTCCAACAATTTCAAGTAGCAACattccaaaactataaacatctGCTTTATAAGACACATTCCCAAAGTTTCTAGAGAACACTTCAGGTGCAATATACCCCATGGTCCCTCTGCCCGTAGTCATAGATACTACACTCTGATCCTTGGAACACAATTTTGCAAGACCAAAATCAGAAATTTTTGGATTAAAGTTATCGTCAAGCAAAACATTGTGGGGTTTGATGTCAAAATGGAGGATTTGGTGGTCACATCCTTGGTGAAGATATTCAATTCCTTTTGCAACACCGATGGCAATATCTTGCAACTTGTCCCATCCAAGAAAACGGTTCTTGACATTTGCTGAAAATATGAACTTCTCTAGTGAGTAATTTGATAAAAACTCATAAACTAGTGCTCGCCGAAATCCATCAGCACAAAAGCCAACAAGGCGAACCACATTAACATGGTGAATTCTACCCATTATTCCCACTTCATTTATGAATTCTTCACCATTTTCCTTGGAACTGTTGTTCAGGATCTTCACGGCAACATGAATTTGATTGGAAAGTTTTCCTTTGAATACTGTACCGTATGCTCCTTGGCCCAACTTCTCTGCAAACtgatttgtaatctttttaATATCAGCATACGAGTATCTCGTCGGCTTGAAATTTCTATAATCCTCCAGGAACTTTTCAATCTTTGCCCGATATTCTTTTTCTACCACATCATTAATATAGAGACGTTGGAGAGCAAAGACCACCAATAGTACAAGAAAGGAACCTAAGACGGCACCTGCATATTGAAGAATCGTGAGTGATCAAGAAGTCCTATATCTCATGATTTTGCCCGATGATGAAAGTGTCAATATAAACGAGGGACACTTACCAGCGGTGACTAGTTTTGTTGATGGCGTACCTGCGAAATGTTTTAACATATCAGATTCTCATCATGCTTGTGAAATTAAAAAACagagagattatttattattcacaACCGGCAtcggtttttatttattattattttctaattttagtttttttccaaatttcagGAATAACGTTCATGATAAACACTTCAATatatgcgtgtgtgtgtgtgtatatgtatatatatttaatttcatatttctttggtgcaaatttaaatttttgttaattaatgCAGAAAATTCGCCGCTGCAGTCTGCAGATGAGCCTTGGTAAGCTAGGCATTAATAAAAGTGTGAATAAATTGAGTACAAAGTTGTAAATTACATAGAATAGGATATATACCTTTCGCTTCATCTGGTGTTCTGGACCAATTCATGTAAATAGTTGGATCATCGTTGTATACCAAAACAGGTGGAATCGATCTAACGTCATAAATCCTTCTACAAGGGGGTAAGGGAAAGCGGGTGATGGACTCTTCATAAGCCAAGGCATGAACTTGGTGGTTAGGGCCACTAAGACAAGAAATCCGGGTATTACTGTATTCATCCTGTGTCGTTTCTTTACGGGAACAATTGAAAAAGGCATAGTCAACTAAAGGGTAATCTGGTGTGAACTGGAAAGGCGAGGAAGATAAATTGAGATGCGGAATATCTCTTAGAAAGCAACGGTGTGGATGATACAATTGG contains:
- the LOC122310973 gene encoding rust resistance kinase Lr10-like; translated protein: MAMMIISYFFLFVVIFILPAHVQGRNECADSLQCASHGPAVRSPFRLKDRHPDHCDCRRGFLLSCTDKNQTVLHLPDSVELFVENIDYKSPRIQLYHPHRCFLRDIPHLNLSSSPFQFTPDYPLVDYAFFNCSRKETTQDEYSNTRISCLSGPNHQVHALAYEESITRFPLPPCRRIYDVRSIPPVLVYNDDPTIYMNWSRTPDEAKGTPSTKLVTAGAVLGSFLVLLVVFALQRLYINDVVEKEYRAKIEKFLEDYRNFKPTRYSYADIKKITNQFAEKLGQGAYGTVFKGKLSNQIHVAVKILNNSSKENGEEFINEVGIMGRIHHVNVVRLVGFCADGFRRALVYEFLSNYSLEKFIFSANVKNRFLGWDKLQDIAIGVAKGIEYLHQGCDHQILHFDIKPHNVLLDDNFNPKISDFGLAKLCSKDQSVVSMTTGRGTMGYIAPEVFSRNFGNVSYKADVYSFGMLLLEIVGGKRNVDVTVESTSKVYFPEWIYNLLEQKEELRVFIEDDGYTKIVEKLAIVGLWCIQWHPMDRPSMKLVVQMLEGEEDKLIMPPNPFASSGPTKVQARKPTTRLGQDLEVIPESD